The Dioscorea cayenensis subsp. rotundata cultivar TDr96_F1 chromosome 7, TDr96_F1_v2_PseudoChromosome.rev07_lg8_w22 25.fasta, whole genome shotgun sequence genome includes a region encoding these proteins:
- the LOC120265053 gene encoding uncharacterized protein LOC120265053, producing MPRYAKFLKELLTNKRKVEEVAADTLNEECFAIISNRIPKKEKDPEVYHPVYYWGMLVEKALADPGESINLIPYKIFQNMGLDLDDRAVVPLILGRPFLATSQDFIDVKDGQMDPWVEDDLSNLLDDKGSPNGLVEKLHPQYNIEENEREMKFLD from the exons atgcctcgctatgctaAGTTCCTTAAGGAATTGTTGACTAATAAGAGGAAGGTAGAAGAGGTAGCCGCCGATACTTTAAATGAGGAATGCTTTGCCATTATCTCTAATAGAATCCCCAAGAAAGAGAAGGACCCAGAGGTTTACCATCCCGTGTATTATTGGGGGATGCTTGTTGAAAAAGCACTTGCTGATCCTGGGGAAAGTATCAATTTGATtccttataaaatttttcaaaacatgGGGCTTG ATTTGGATGACAGGGCTGtggttcctttgatacttgggcgACCATTTTTGGCCACTTCACAAGATTTCATTGATGTCAAGGATGGTCAAATG GACCCGTGGGTGGAGGATGACTTGTCTAATTTACTGGATGATAAAGGATCGCCTAATGGATTAGTGGAGAAGCTCCACCCCCAATATAACATTGAAGAGAATGAGAGGGAAATGAAGTTTCTTGATTGA